The following are encoded in a window of Psilocybe cubensis strain MGC-MH-2018 chromosome 4, whole genome shotgun sequence genomic DNA:
- a CDS encoding 37S ribosomal protein MRP2, mitochondrial — MAPSARVLRDMKARKGAQANEIARRAYLFVARNETLSPQVRHHAQLQLNTFGRYTRPATCSNRCHVSGKGRGIISEFALSRFQFRVKALRGELPGVNKASW; from the exons ATGGCGCCCAGTGCCCGTGTCTTAAGAGATATGAAGGCCCGAAAGGGCGCTCAGGCCAACGAAATTGCGCGAAGGGCGTACCTTTTCGTTGCCCGGAACGAGACCTTGTCACCACAAGTCCGCCATCATGCCCAGCTTCAACTAAACACCTTTGGACGGTATACGCGGCCAGCAACCTGCAGTAATCGTTGTCATGTATCTGGAAAGGGAAGAGGTATCATCTCTGAATTTGCCTTGTCGAGG TTTCAATTCCGTGTCAAGGCCTTGAGAGGAGAGCTTCCTGGAGTCAACAAAGCGTCGTGGTAA